Proteins encoded within one genomic window of Triticum aestivum cultivar Chinese Spring chromosome 2D, IWGSC CS RefSeq v2.1, whole genome shotgun sequence:
- the LOC123049278 gene encoding quinone-oxidoreductase QR2 produces the protein MATKIYIVYYSTWGHVATLAEEIKKGADSVPGVEVTVWRVPETLPEDVLGKMHAAPGREDHPVITARQLAEADGILFGFPTRFGMMAAQMKAFFDSTGGLWQEQSLAGKPAGVFFATGTQGGGQETTALTAVTQLTHHGMLFVPVGYTHGAGMFAMDEVKGGSPYGAGTFASADGSRMPSDAELALAAHQGKYFAGIAQKLKAV, from the exons ATGGCGACCAAGATCTACATCGT GTACTATTCGACATGGGGACACGTCGCGACGCTTGCGGAGGAGATTAAGAAGGGCGCCGACTCCGTCCCTGGCGTCGAGGTCACCGTCTGGCGGGTGCCGGAGACGCTGCCGGAGGATGTGCTGGGGAAGATGCACGCGGCGCCGGGGCGTGAGGATCACCCCGTCATAACGGCGCGGCAGCTGGCTGAGGCCGACGGCATCCTGTTCGGCTTCCCGACGCGGTTCGGCATGATGGCCGCGCAGATGAAGGCCTTCTTTGACTCCACCGGCGGCCTCTGGCAGGAGCAGTCCCTCGCCGGCAAGCCCGCGGGCGTCTTCTTCGCCACGGGCACACAGGGCGGCGGCCAGGAGACCACTGCTCTCACGGCCGTGACGCAGCTGACGCACCACGGCATGCTGTTCGTGCCTGTCGGCTACACGCACGGCGCCGGCATGTTCGCCATGGACGAGGTCAAGGGCGGCAGCCCATACGGAGCTGGCACCTTCGCCAGCGCCGATGGCAGCAGAATGCCCAGCGATGCCGAGCTTGCCTTGGCGGCGCACCAGGGAAAGTACTTTGCCGGCATCGCCCAGAAGCTCAAGGCCGTGTGA